Proteins from a single region of Methanotorris igneus Kol 5:
- the wecB gene encoding non-hydrolyzing UDP-N-acetylglucosamine 2-epimerase, with product MKLSIILGTRPEIIKLSPIIRELEGRNLDWSLIHTNQHYSENMDRIFFQELNLPNPKYNLGVGSGTHGEQTGRMLIKIEKVLLKERPDVVIVQGDTNTVLAGALAASKLKIKVAHVEAGLRSYDKNMPEEINRVLTDHISDYLFAPTEKAKNNLLKEGIEENRIFVVGNTIVDATLQNLKIAEKNEHIKEFFKNISNEEGYFLLTLHRAENVDNKERLKNIIDAITKITEIYDKNIVFPIHPRTEKRLKEFNLFDKLKSNKKIKIIEPIGYLEFLILEKNAELILTDSGGVQEESCILKVPCITLRDNTERPETLEVGSNILVGDDKNKIINAVELMLNKKRDWKNPFGDGKSGKRIVEILMSK from the coding sequence ATGAAACTTTCAATAATCTTAGGAACAAGACCAGAGATTATAAAACTCTCACCAATCATTAGGGAATTGGAAGGGAGGAATTTGGATTGGAGTCTTATCCATACTAACCAGCATTATTCGGAGAATATGGATAGGATATTTTTTCAAGAACTAAATCTACCGAACCCAAAATATAATTTAGGCGTTGGTTCTGGAACACATGGGGAGCAAACGGGAAGGATGCTTATTAAGATTGAGAAGGTTCTTTTAAAAGAGCGACCAGATGTTGTTATTGTTCAAGGGGATACGAATACTGTTTTGGCAGGAGCTTTGGCGGCATCAAAATTAAAGATAAAAGTTGCTCATGTTGAGGCTGGTTTGAGGAGTTATGATAAAAATATGCCAGAGGAAATAAATAGGGTTTTAACTGATCATATAAGCGATTACCTCTTTGCTCCAACAGAAAAGGCAAAAAATAATTTATTAAAGGAAGGAATTGAAGAAAATAGAATTTTTGTTGTTGGAAATACGATAGTAGATGCCACTTTGCAGAATTTAAAGATTGCAGAAAAAAATGAGCATATAAAGGAGTTTTTTAAGAACATCTCCAATGAAGAAGGCTATTTTTTATTGACCCTTCATAGAGCAGAGAATGTTGACAATAAAGAAAGATTAAAAAATATAATAGACGCAATAACAAAAATAACAGAAATTTATGATAAAAATATTGTTTTCCCAATCCATCCAAGAACTGAGAAGAGGTTGAAGGAGTTTAATTTATTTGATAAACTAAAAAGCAACAAAAAAATAAAAATTATTGAGCCAATCGGTTATTTGGAGTTTTTAATATTGGAGAAAAATGCAGAGTTAATTTTAACAGATAGTGGGGGAGTTCAAGAAGAATCTTGCATTTTAAAAGTCCCATGCATAACTTTGAGAGACAATACAGAAAGGCCTGAGACATTAGAAGTTGGAAGCAATATTTTAGTTGGGGATGATAAAAATAAAATTATTAACGCTGTTGAACTAATGCTAAACAAAAAAAGAGATTGGAAAAACCCATTTGGAGACGGAAAAAGTGGAAAAAGAATTGTGGAAATATTGATGAGTAAATAA
- the speE gene encoding spermidine synthase produces the protein MKCQLWFSEYHTKNFALSLRVKDVLFTGKSKYQEIQILDTYDFGKVLILDNTFQTTERDEFIYHELISHPALFTHPNPKKVLVIGGGDGGTVREVVKHESVERVDFVELDEMVLELCKKYMPSLSCEMDNEKVNIIIGDGIKYVAECDEKYDVIIVDCPDPVGPAVGLFEKEFYKNVFKCLNDDGIMTQQTESPLYNLDLIKKIYTYLKDAGFSIVKPYVCSIPTYPSGFWCFTLASKKYDPLDVDENKIKEKLKNIPTKYYDEEVHKGVFLSSPKFLKDELKK, from the coding sequence ATGAAATGTCAGTTGTGGTTCTCTGAGTACCACACAAAAAACTTTGCTTTATCTTTGAGAGTTAAAGACGTTCTTTTCACAGGAAAGTCAAAATACCAAGAGATTCAAATCTTAGATACTTACGATTTTGGTAAGGTATTAATTTTAGATAACACATTCCAAACAACCGAAAGAGATGAATTTATCTACCATGAGTTAATATCTCACCCAGCACTATTCACTCACCCAAACCCAAAGAAAGTTTTGGTCATTGGTGGAGGAGACGGAGGAACTGTGAGAGAAGTTGTAAAACATGAAAGTGTGGAAAGAGTCGATTTTGTTGAACTTGACGAGATGGTATTAGAACTCTGCAAAAAATACATGCCATCACTCAGTTGTGAGATGGACAATGAGAAAGTTAACATAATTATTGGAGACGGAATTAAGTATGTTGCAGAGTGCGATGAAAAATATGATGTAATTATTGTTGATTGTCCAGATCCAGTTGGGCCAGCAGTTGGATTGTTTGAGAAAGAATTTTACAAAAATGTATTTAAATGCTTAAATGATGACGGAATAATGACACAGCAAACAGAGAGTCCGCTCTACAACTTGGACTTAATTAAAAAGATATACACTTACTTAAAAGATGCTGGATTCAGTATTGTTAAGCCTTACGTATGCTCTATCCCAACATACCCAAGTGGGTTCTGGTGTTTTACATTAGCATCAAAGAAATATGACCCATTGGATGTTGATGAAAACAAAATAAAAGAAAAATTGAAAAACATACCTACAAAATACTACGATGAAGAAGTTCACAAAGGAGTGTTCTTATCATCTCCAAAATTCTTAAAAGATGAGTTGAAAAAATAA
- the lysA gene encoding diaminopimelate decarboxylase: MFLGNDMITIENGRLKIDGHDAVELAEKFGTPLYVMSETQIKRNYEKYVDAFKIYEKETGKEFIVAYAYKANANLAVTKLLSKLGCGADVVSGGELYIAKLSGVPSNKIVFNGNCKTKEEIIMGIETNIRAFNVDSISELILINETAKEMGEVANVAFRINPNVDPKTHPKISTGLKKNKFGLDVESGIAMKAIKMALEMENVNVVGVHCHIGSQLTDISPFVEETRKVMDFVVELKKEGIEIEDVNLGGGLGVPYYKDKEIPTQYDLADAIINTMLEYQDKVEMPNLILEPGRSLVATAGVLLGKVHHIKETPVAKWIMIDAGMNDMMRPAIYEAYHEITPCVIRDGEKEKVNIAGGLCESSDVMGKDRELTPIEVGDVVAILDVGAYGISMANNYNARGRPRMVLTNEKGVYLIRERETYADLIAKDIVPPHLL, from the coding sequence ATGTTCTTGGGGAACGACATGATAACCATTGAAAATGGAAGATTAAAGATAGATGGACATGATGCTGTTGAATTAGCAGAAAAATTCGGAACTCCTTTGTATGTAATGAGTGAAACGCAAATAAAAAGAAACTATGAAAAATATGTTGATGCATTTAAGATATATGAAAAAGAGACGGGCAAAGAGTTTATCGTTGCATACGCATATAAAGCAAATGCAAATTTAGCAGTAACAAAGCTCCTCTCAAAACTTGGATGTGGAGCAGATGTTGTAAGTGGAGGGGAACTCTACATAGCAAAACTCTCAGGAGTACCATCAAACAAAATTGTATTCAACGGAAACTGCAAAACAAAAGAAGAAATTATAATGGGAATTGAGACAAACATTAGAGCATTTAACGTAGATAGCATAAGCGAACTTATATTGATAAATGAAACAGCAAAGGAAATGGGAGAAGTTGCAAATGTCGCATTTAGGATAAACCCAAACGTTGACCCAAAAACACACCCAAAAATCTCAACAGGTTTAAAGAAGAACAAATTTGGTTTGGATGTTGAAAGTGGAATTGCAATGAAGGCAATAAAAATGGCATTGGAAATGGAGAATGTCAATGTTGTTGGAGTTCACTGTCACATTGGTTCCCAATTAACCGACATAAGCCCATTTGTTGAAGAAACAAGAAAAGTTATGGATTTTGTTGTTGAGTTGAAGAAGGAAGGAATTGAGATTGAGGACGTTAACTTAGGAGGAGGTTTAGGAGTTCCATACTACAAAGATAAAGAAATCCCAACACAATATGATTTAGCAGATGCAATAATCAACACAATGCTTGAATACCAAGACAAAGTAGAAATGCCAAACCTCATCTTAGAACCAGGAAGAAGTTTGGTTGCAACTGCTGGAGTTTTACTTGGAAAAGTTCACCACATAAAAGAGACACCAGTTGCAAAGTGGATTATGATAGATGCTGGAATGAATGATATGATGAGGCCTGCAATTTATGAGGCATACCATGAGATTACCCCATGCGTTATAAGGGATGGAGAGAAAGAAAAAGTCAATATTGCTGGAGGACTTTGTGAGAGTAGTGACGTTATGGGTAAGGATAGAGAATTAACTCCAATAGAGGTTGGAGATGTTGTTGCTATTTTGGATGTTGGAGCTTATGGTATAAGCATGGCAAACAACTACAACGCAAGAGGAAGACCAAGAATGGTTTTAACAAATGAGAAGGGTGTTTATTTAATTAGGGAGAGAGAAACCTACGCAGATTTAATTGCTAAGGATATTGTTCCACCACACTTGCTGTAA
- a CDS encoding transglutaminase-like domain-containing protein — protein sequence MKRKNYKKYKRRKNYKTYKRRKTRKSVLKRIFGKINTFASLICIGIFVGVLGIILIGNHENKIESNNEYYGMNDKNKYVISEITNALNKNELQTISHLASQLKGRDISESIWNIILWEEENIKYDYPGKHRIGPYVKYPSDTLESSKGICIDYAVLTAGLLLDMGYEPYIILIDEKHDSGHAFCAVNISGTLYALDQHAPIYDINTHIHHLMLNHTISPIFEIHYFKLWIENDDIKYKYGKLYYNNPNNVLTRSDKEKISKDIMNYFISKYPNLKPDKTISNMEHEKYLPKGYSSGLYIYMPFDALYPAFGKYYGAWLDRCFTKEDELRTPINFRKYNRIWVKVDNKRIWVYLAKK from the coding sequence ATGAAACGGAAGAACTATAAAAAATACAAGAGGAGGAAAAACTATAAGACATATAAGAGACGAAAAACTAGAAAAAGTGTTTTAAAGAGAATATTTGGTAAAATAAACACATTTGCATCACTAATATGCATTGGAATTTTTGTAGGAGTTTTGGGAATAATATTAATAGGAAATCATGAAAACAAAATTGAAAGTAATAATGAATACTATGGGATGAATGATAAAAATAAATATGTAATAAGCGAAATAACAAATGCTCTAAACAAAAATGAACTTCAGACAATATCTCATTTGGCTTCCCAGTTGAAAGGTAGGGATATATCAGAATCTATATGGAATATTATACTATGGGAAGAGGAAAATATAAAATATGACTACCCCGGTAAGCATCGAATAGGACCTTATGTCAAGTATCCTTCTGACACATTAGAATCATCGAAAGGAATTTGCATCGACTATGCAGTTCTAACTGCAGGATTGTTATTAGACATGGGATATGAGCCATACATAATACTGATAGATGAAAAACATGATTCCGGACATGCGTTTTGTGCCGTAAATATAAGTGGAACATTATATGCATTAGATCAGCATGCTCCAATTTATGATATCAACACACATATTCATCATTTGATGTTGAATCATACAATTTCCCCCATATTTGAAATTCATTATTTCAAATTATGGATTGAAAATGATGACATAAAATACAAGTATGGCAAACTGTATTATAACAATCCTAACAATGTTTTGACCCGATCAGATAAAGAAAAAATAAGTAAAGATATTATGAATTACTTTATTTCAAAATATCCCAATCTAAAACCCGATAAGACAATTTCTAACATGGAACATGAGAAATATCTCCCAAAAGGATATTCTTCGGGATTGTATATTTATATGCCATTTGATGCACTTTATCCAGCATTTGGAAAATATTATGGTGCGTGGTTGGATAGATGTTTCACAAAGGAAGATGAATTACGCACACCCATAAACTTTAGAAAATATAATCGAATATGGGTCAAAGTTGATAATAAAAGAATATGGGTCTATCTGGCTAAAAAATAA
- a CDS encoding pyruvoyl-dependent arginine decarboxylase, translating into MNTDLSCIHAPFRVPNTVSLVAGSAEGKTPLNAFDNALLKAGIGNLNLIRISSIMPPKAEIVPLPKIPMGSLVPTAYGYIISDVKGETIAAAISVAIPKDKELCGLIMEYEGKCSKKEAEKTVREMAKIGFEERGWEIDKIVSIATEHTVENIGCAFAAAALWYK; encoded by the coding sequence CTGAACACAGATTTAAGTTGTATTCATGCTCCTTTTAGGGTTCCAAACACTGTTTCATTGGTTGCGGGTAGTGCAGAAGGTAAAACACCATTAAACGCTTTTGATAATGCATTATTGAAAGCGGGTATTGGAAACTTAAACTTAATTAGGATCAGTAGTATCATGCCCCCAAAAGCTGAAATCGTCCCCCTCCCAAAAATCCCAATGGGCTCATTAGTTCCTACTGCTTATGGGTATATAATAAGTGATGTCAAAGGAGAAACAATCGCAGCAGCAATTAGTGTGGCAATTCCAAAAGATAAGGAATTATGTGGATTAATTATGGAATATGAAGGTAAATGTAGCAAAAAAGAGGCAGAAAAAACAGTCAGGGAAATGGCAAAAATTGGTTTTGAGGAAAGAGGATGGGAAATTGATAAAATCGTATCTATTGCAACAGAACATACCGTTGAAAACATAGGATGCGCTTTCGCTGCTGCGGCGTTGTGGTATAAATAA
- a CDS encoding DEAD/DEAH box helicase, producing the protein MYITHPLIKPNTIEARIYQQVIVASALKKNTLCVLGTGLGKTAIAALTIAGILSKKDGKVLIIAPSRPLVEQHYNSMRNFLNIDEDKIIVLTGKTPPNKREELWKEGKIFIATPQIVENDLIAGRLNVDDFVLLIADEAHHTTGNHSYTFVANKFKGKVHVLGLTASPGSDMDRILEVCENLGIEHVEIRTEDDEDVKPYIAKVRIIPKRVPLPKEFEESLKLIKDALKERLKVLKESGVINSINLTKTELIELQKEIFALDGDEKYELLRIASEALKLFHALEVLETQGRGVFLNYIERLSNQRTKSAKSIVNDERIIKVVNNLRQLDIEHPKFDKLVEIVEEILKKNRDEKIIVFAQYRDTVDKIVRLLNERGIKAIRFVGQSNREGKGMSQKEQIKALEEFKKNGNVLVSTSVSEEGIDISAVNYVIFYEPVPSEIRFIQRRGRAARGEGGIVIILIAKGTVDEIYYRSAIAKEKNMKRILKNMQKILNKKLKERKETLEETREEQLKEKIEENIQTKEVNETKEVKKEENETEKDTKKSIYPDILELLKIKAKETKEKTLLEKVDDEKEKEIEKIKVEGAKKIKIIVDVRERHVGRLLADKAKVEFKVLEVGDYIISDRVAVERKTAEDFVNSIIDKRLFMQLKDLRKYQKPILIVEGKNFFRLHENAIKGAILSIILDFGIPIIFTENIEETVDILIKLAEKEQIKEKRGVYVRYGKTAMSLKEQQRFIVESLPDVGPQLAENLLKHFKTVERVFTAKEDELMEVEGIGEKTAKKIREVLTKEYEG; encoded by the coding sequence ATGTATATAACCCATCCATTAATAAAACCAAATACTATTGAGGCAAGAATTTATCAGCAAGTTATTGTAGCGAGTGCATTAAAAAAGAATACATTGTGTGTGTTGGGGACAGGATTGGGGAAGACAGCGATAGCAGCATTAACAATAGCAGGAATTTTATCAAAGAAGGATGGGAAAGTTCTCATAATTGCCCCATCAAGACCATTAGTTGAGCAACATTACAACAGCATGAGGAATTTCCTGAATATTGATGAAGATAAAATAATTGTCTTAACTGGAAAAACACCGCCAAACAAAAGAGAGGAACTTTGGAAAGAGGGGAAGATATTCATTGCTACACCGCAAATTGTGGAGAATGACTTAATTGCAGGCAGATTGAATGTGGATGATTTTGTTTTGCTCATTGCCGATGAAGCCCATCACACTACAGGAAACCACTCATATACCTTTGTAGCAAATAAATTTAAAGGGAAGGTTCACGTTTTAGGATTAACTGCATCTCCTGGTTCTGATATGGATAGAATTTTGGAGGTCTGTGAAAATTTAGGAATTGAGCATGTTGAAATAAGGACGGAGGATGATGAGGACGTAAAACCATATATTGCAAAAGTTAGGATAATCCCAAAAAGAGTTCCTCTACCAAAAGAATTTGAGGAGAGTTTAAAATTAATTAAAGATGCTTTAAAGGAGAGGTTAAAAGTTTTAAAGGAATCTGGCGTTATAAATTCAATCAATTTGACAAAAACAGAACTTATCGAACTTCAAAAGGAAATTTTTGCATTGGATGGGGACGAGAAGTATGAACTTTTAAGGATTGCGTCAGAGGCATTAAAACTCTTCCATGCATTGGAGGTTTTAGAGACTCAGGGAAGGGGAGTTTTTTTAAATTACATAGAGCGACTAAGCAACCAAAGAACAAAATCAGCAAAATCCATTGTTAATGATGAAAGAATCATAAAGGTGGTGAATAATTTAAGGCAATTAGATATAGAACACCCAAAATTTGATAAATTGGTAGAAATTGTTGAAGAAATTTTAAAGAAAAATAGGGATGAGAAGATTATAGTTTTTGCCCAATATAGGGATACAGTTGATAAGATTGTAAGGTTGTTAAATGAAAGGGGAATAAAAGCAATAAGATTCGTTGGACAATCTAATAGAGAAGGAAAAGGAATGTCCCAAAAAGAGCAAATTAAGGCATTGGAGGAATTTAAAAAGAATGGAAATGTTTTGGTTTCAACAAGTGTCTCTGAGGAAGGAATTGATATATCTGCTGTGAATTATGTGATATTCTATGAGCCAGTTCCGTCGGAGATTAGATTTATTCAGAGAAGGGGAAGGGCTGCAAGGGGGGAAGGGGGAATAGTGATAATTTTAATAGCAAAAGGCACAGTGGATGAAATCTACTATAGATCTGCAATTGCTAAGGAAAAAAACATGAAGAGAATTTTAAAAAACATGCAGAAGATATTAAATAAGAAATTGAAGGAGAGGAAAGAAACATTAGAAGAAACAAGGGAGGAACAATTAAAAGAAAAAATAGAAGAAAATATCCAAACAAAAGAAGTAAATGAAACAAAAGAAGTGAAAAAAGAAGAAAATGAAACAGAAAAAGATACCAAAAAGAGCATATATCCAGATATATTAGAACTCCTCAAAATAAAAGCAAAAGAAACAAAGGAAAAAACCCTATTAGAAAAAGTAGATGATGAGAAAGAAAAAGAAATAGAAAAGATAAAAGTAGAAGGAGCTAAAAAAATAAAGATTATTGTGGATGTTAGGGAGAGGCACGTTGGAAGGTTGTTAGCAGATAAGGCAAAAGTGGAGTTTAAGGTATTGGAAGTTGGGGATTACATAATAAGTGATAGGGTTGCAGTGGAGAGAAAGACGGCAGAGGATTTTGTAAATTCAATAATAGATAAAAGATTGTTTATGCAATTGAAGGATTTGAGAAAATATCAAAAACCAATCCTAATTGTGGAGGGTAAAAACTTTTTCCGACTGCATGAAAATGCCATAAAGGGAGCAATATTATCAATAATTTTGGACTTTGGGATTCCAATTATATTCACAGAAAATATAGAAGAGACCGTTGATATATTAATAAAATTGGCTGAAAAGGAACAAATAAAAGAGAAAAGAGGGGTTTATGTAAGATATGGAAAAACAGCAATGTCTCTAAAAGAGCAGCAGAGGTTTATAGTGGAAAGTTTGCCAGATGTTGGACCACAATTGGCAGAGAATTTATTAAAGCACTTCAAGACCGTTGAGAGAGTCTTTACAGCAAAGGAAGATGAGCTTATGGAAGTTGAAGGAATTGGTGAAAAAACAGCAAAGAAAATAAGGGAAGTTTTAACCAAGGAATATGAGGGATAA
- the ilvD gene encoding dihydroxy-acid dehydratase codes for MISDNLKRGINRAPNRSLLKACGYTDEEIDRPFIGVVNSFTEVVPGHIHLRNIAEAVKMGIYANGGTAFEFNTMAICDGIAMGHEGMRYSLPSREIIADTVESMAKAHGFDGLVLIPSCDKIVPGMIMGAIRTGLPFIVVTGGPMLPGELRGKKYDLISVFEGIGQYSAGKITEEELKEIEECACPGAGSCAGLFTANSMACLTEAMGLSLPYCATTHAVDAQKIRIAKKSGMRIVDLVREGIKPTDILTKEAFENAILVDLALGGSTNTTLHIPAIANEIAPKFITLDDFDRLSEEVPHIASLRPGGEHFMIDLHRAGGIPAVLKVLEEKIRKDCLTVSGKTIKEIISEVKYIDHSVIRPIDNPVHKTAGLRILKGNLAPNGAVVKIGAVNPKMYKHEGPAKVFDSEEEAIKAILGGEIERGDVVVIRYEGPAGGPGMREMLAPTSAICGMGLDDSVALVTDGRFSGGSRGPCIGHVSPEAMAGGPIAIVEDGDIIKIDMINKRLDIELSDEEIKERLAKWKKPEPKVKKGYLARYARMVSSADEGAILKY; via the coding sequence GTGATAAGTGATAACTTAAAAAGAGGAATAAACAGAGCACCAAATAGGAGTTTATTAAAAGCTTGCGGATACACAGATGAGGAGATTGATAGGCCTTTTATTGGAGTAGTTAACAGTTTTACAGAAGTTGTTCCTGGACACATACATTTAAGAAATATTGCAGAAGCAGTTAAGATGGGAATATATGCAAATGGAGGAACAGCATTTGAATTCAACACAATGGCAATATGTGATGGTATTGCAATGGGGCATGAGGGGATGAGATACTCCCTTCCTTCAAGAGAGATTATTGCCGATACAGTAGAAAGCATGGCAAAGGCACATGGGTTTGATGGTCTTGTTTTAATTCCATCATGTGACAAAATCGTTCCTGGAATGATAATGGGAGCAATAAGGACAGGACTTCCATTTATTGTTGTTACCGGAGGGCCTATGCTTCCTGGTGAGTTGAGAGGGAAAAAATATGATTTAATTAGTGTATTTGAAGGGATTGGACAGTATAGTGCAGGAAAGATAACTGAGGAGGAGTTGAAGGAAATTGAAGAATGTGCATGTCCAGGGGCTGGAAGCTGTGCAGGATTATTTACAGCCAATAGTATGGCATGTTTAACAGAGGCAATGGGGCTCTCTCTTCCATATTGTGCAACAACTCATGCAGTAGATGCCCAAAAAATAAGGATAGCAAAGAAAAGTGGAATGAGAATTGTTGATTTGGTTAGAGAAGGTATAAAACCAACAGATATATTAACAAAAGAGGCCTTTGAAAATGCAATTTTGGTTGATTTGGCATTGGGAGGTTCAACAAACACCACCTTACACATCCCAGCAATTGCAAATGAAATTGCTCCTAAGTTTATAACATTGGATGACTTTGATAGGTTAAGCGAGGAAGTTCCACACATAGCATCTTTAAGGCCTGGTGGAGAGCATTTCATGATTGACTTGCATAGGGCAGGAGGTATTCCAGCAGTGTTGAAGGTTTTGGAGGAAAAGATAAGGAAAGATTGCTTAACTGTTAGTGGAAAAACCATAAAAGAAATCATAAGTGAGGTTAAATACATCGATCACAGTGTAATAAGGCCAATAGACAATCCAGTTCATAAAACAGCAGGTTTAAGGATATTAAAAGGAAATCTTGCCCCAAATGGAGCAGTTGTTAAAATAGGAGCCGTAAATCCAAAGATGTATAAACATGAGGGGCCTGCAAAGGTATTTGATAGTGAGGAGGAAGCAATAAAGGCAATCCTTGGTGGAGAGATAGAGAGGGGGGATGTTGTAGTTATTAGGTATGAGGGACCAGCAGGCGGGCCAGGAATGAGAGAGATGCTTGCTCCAACCTCTGCTATATGTGGAATGGGATTAGATGACAGTGTCGCTTTGGTTACTGATGGAAGATTTAGTGGAGGTAGTAGAGGGCCTTGTATAGGGCACGTCTCTCCTGAGGCAATGGCAGGAGGTCCAATAGCAATTGTTGAAGATGGGGATATTATAAAAATAGACATGATAAATAAGAGATTGGACATTGAATTGTCTGATGAGGAGATAAAAGAGAGATTAGCAAAATGGAAAAAACCAGAACCAAAAGTTAAAAAAGGTTACTTAGCAAGATACGCGAGAATGGTATCATCCGCTGATGAAGGAGCAATATTGAAGTATTAG
- a CDS encoding branched-chain amino acid ABC transporter permease — MDIAQILVDTVVLGSVYVLVAVGLTMTYGLLKFANFAHAEFITFGAYVGLVAVTMLNLGLVGGGILAFILTGLLGILGYLLVFKPLQKRGANSVELMIASIGVGLIIRHILQQIFGAPMKTYGIVRHIYEIGSVRITNLEILEIICAFAFIIIFHIILHKTKLGKAMRAVSNNPSLAMASGINVDKIILWVWFIGAGAAGLGGMLFAANTRVIPTFGWEILLPVFAVVVLGGIGSVYGTFLAAFIIALAENIGVVLLSELGLSTGYRPAVAFIILILVLLIRPQGLISLKTRVG; from the coding sequence ATGGACATTGCTCAAATTTTGGTTGATACTGTTGTGTTGGGAAGTGTCTATGTTCTTGTAGCGGTTGGATTAACTATGACCTACGGACTTTTAAAGTTTGCAAACTTTGCCCATGCTGAGTTTATAACCTTTGGGGCATATGTTGGTCTTGTTGCAGTAACAATGTTGAATCTTGGATTAGTTGGCGGAGGAATCTTAGCTTTTATTTTAACGGGATTATTGGGAATTTTGGGTTATTTGTTAGTCTTTAAGCCCCTACAAAAGAGAGGGGCAAATAGTGTTGAGTTGATGATTGCGTCTATTGGGGTTGGTTTAATAATTAGGCATATCCTTCAACAAATTTTTGGAGCTCCAATGAAAACTTACGGAATTGTAAGGCATATTTATGAGATTGGCTCAGTTAGGATAACCAATTTAGAAATTTTAGAGATTATTTGTGCATTTGCATTTATCATTATTTTCCATATAATACTGCATAAAACAAAACTTGGTAAAGCAATGAGGGCAGTATCAAACAACCCATCACTTGCAATGGCTTCTGGGATAAATGTTGATAAGATTATTTTGTGGGTTTGGTTTATCGGTGCTGGGGCAGCGGGCTTAGGTGGAATGTTGTTTGCTGCAAACACGAGGGTAATTCCAACTTTTGGATGGGAAATTCTATTGCCTGTTTTTGCTGTTGTGGTATTGGGAGGTATTGGGAGCGTATATGGGACGTTCTTAGCAGCATTTATAATTGCATTGGCAGAGAACATTGGAGTTGTATTGTTATCTGAATTAGGGTTATCAACTGGATATAGGCCAGCAGTGGCATTTATAATACTGATATTGGTGCTTTTAATTAGACCACAAGGATTAATATCCCTAAAAACAAGAGTGGGATAA
- the speD gene encoding adenosylmethionine decarboxylase — MRYLGKHLILELWGCDPKALDDQEGIEKMLVDSVNACGATLICIKTHKFSPQGVTGVAVLAESHISIHTWPELGYAAIDVFTCGSHVEPANALKPIREFLKPKHLEVLDVKRGIILEEGK, encoded by the coding sequence GTGAGATATTTGGGAAAGCACCTCATATTAGAATTATGGGGTTGTGACCCAAAGGCCTTAGATGATCAAGAAGGTATAGAAAAGATGCTCGTAGATAGTGTTAACGCCTGCGGAGCTACATTAATTTGTATAAAAACACACAAATTTTCCCCCCAAGGTGTTACAGGAGTTGCTGTTTTAGCAGAGAGCCATATAAGCATTCACACATGGCCAGAGTTAGGTTATGCAGCAATAGATGTATTTACATGTGGAAGTCATGTTGAGCCAGCGAATGCATTAAAACCAATAAGGGAGTTTTTAAAACCCAAGCACTTAGAAGTTTTAGATGTTAAAAGAGGAATAATCTTAGAGGAGGGAAAGTGA